GGACTCGACTTGGATGTCCTTATGTAGATCTTCCCCTGCATATGAAAAAGGACTTGACAAATTTATAGAACGTATTTTCTCTaaaaagggaaaagatggtcatatATATTGTCTGTGCATATATTGCGGTAATCACAAACGGGTTGATCGGGTCCAGGCTAAAACACATTTGCTATGTGACGGGTTTTTTGAAGGTTATAAAATTCTAACTGTGTTTTTTGAACCAGATGATAAACTAATGTGGGATGCTGAAGATGATATGCAAGGAATGGCCCAATCCGTCTTTCATAtttttgaagatgaagatgatgatatcgGACAAACTGAAAATCAAACTGTACCAAACTTAAATGCTGAAAAGTTTTATAAAGTATTGGAAGATGAAAATAAAGAATTATATCCCGGCTGTAAGTTCTCTGTTCTTTCGTTCATTGTTAGACTCTTCCATTCAAAGTGTGTTGGAAAATGTAATGAAAAAGGATTCAGCATGATTCTTGACACAATTAGGGAAGCCTTCCCTCATGCTTCCATACCGAATTCATTGTATGAATTAAGGAAGGTAATAAGAGATTTGGGTCTTGGTTATGAGAAAATTGATGCTTGTCTGAATGATTGTATGTTGTACTGGAAAAAAAACAAGGAAAAAATTAAGTGTGACGTATGTCAGACCTCAAGATATAAACAAATTAATAATGATTCTGAAGGTGAGTCAACCACACAAGCTGATAATGATGGTGATTATGAAGGTAAGAAGGTTAGAGCAAAAGTGTTGCGTTATTTTCCACTCATACCACGCTTGCAAAGATTGTTTATGTCGCCTAAAATGGCCGAGTCGATGAGATGGCATTTAGAGAGTCGTACGAAAGATGGTATATTAAGACATCCCACAGATTCACCAGCCTGGAAAACATTCAATTATTAGAATAGTGAATTTGCTAAAGAACCTCGTAATGTGAGGCTTGGTTTGACGGGTGATGGGTTTAACCCTTTTGGAAATATGAGTGTTTCACATAGTACATGGCATGTTGTTTTGATGCCATATAATCTGCCTCCATGGTTGTGCATGAAAAATCCTTTTTTATTCCTAACTTTACTTATCCCCCGTCCATCTGCTCCAGGTAATAATATAGACATCTATATGCAACCTCTAGTTGATGAGTTGAAAGAGTTATGGGATACTGGAGTTAATACTTATGACACATCAAATAAGAGTAACTTCACACTGCATAATGGTTTGATATGGACGGTAACTGACTTTCCTCCTTATGCGAATTTATCGGGTTGGAGCACTAAAGGTAAATTAGCTTTTCCTTCATGCCTTAAGCTAACCAGGTCAATACGGTTATCAAACTCCCACAAAGATATCTTCATGGCACATCATCGCTGGTTGGAATTGTTGCATGCTTTCCGTATGGATAAAGATTCTTTTGATGGAACAGAAGAACATGAAGGGCGACCGCGTTGCTTAACAGGGGAACAAGTGCTTGCGAAGCTGAAAGGTTTTGAAATAAAATTTggaaaacttgtgaaggataacccaT
The window above is part of the Rutidosis leptorrhynchoides isolate AG116_Rl617_1_P2 chromosome 1, CSIRO_AGI_Rlap_v1, whole genome shotgun sequence genome. Proteins encoded here:
- the LOC139890845 gene encoding uncharacterized protein, translating into MDSTWMSLCRSSPAYEKGLDKFIERIFSKKGKDGHIYCLCIYCGNHKRVDRVQAKTHLLCDGFFEGYKILTVFFEPDDKLMWDAEDDMQGMAQSVFHIFEDEDDDIGQTENQTVPNLNAEKFYKVLEDENKELYPGCKFSVLSFIVRLFHSKCVGKCNEKGFSMILDTIREAFPHASIPNSLYELRKVIRDLGLGYEKIDACLNDCMLYWKKNKEKIKCDVCQTSRYKQINNDSEGESTTQADNDGDYEGKKVRAKVLRYFPLIPRLQRLFMSPKMAESMRWHLESRTKDGILRHPTDSPAWKTFNY